The following are encoded in a window of Halosolutus halophilus genomic DNA:
- a CDS encoding WD40 repeat domain-containing protein: MIPNVGSDLPSSRVFDGVEFFTLLDEIHSKSDSVVANYSETFVSDLYAELDAGNITPTQVRSPEGMARFLSGTDDPTNARFRIAMLQQFGMEQPDFSLVSGMTVSWTGATDQWVDPNPNLDARHVYPDGYVSGKSYSGVLFGSDVPDGGFQSGETYGVGLPLYYAGSNDLAVQDAVSGEVYWQRSMPNRTNALTAVLSENRVYAATHSTDSTLYGYDTTTGEQVLEYQGHGDAVYALDRSADGLTIYTASYDGEVHAVDTETGNADWTYTSGPSGGGAVGVAADESGSAVFTIYSDGVDFDSQIHAIDPSDGSQMDTYADANWNLETVACTGDGTVAYVGGRNNLVMALPFDGATIASPDWTYSTPDRVFALALSPDETVLYAAVSLSSSGEIHAIDVADGTNIWTYSGFTDGLEDVVVSPDGGRVYAGNPSAGELHVVDAQDGSAVRTGTPMGSIYSLALPPTDGSIDGLAAASLLYDESNNREVRFSHGTIDVNEMYDAGGATITHVTDETITDIESVVGKGIESIVDEMSQFDSVSDIKYTKHVLDILDFYGINATVGESDSDDITVTEPDYDTPKYDTYDSTQFADYINTLETYIEQLEAEETTDESGWGFAPFGDWSSGELLGLGIIGLVIMWMVGVATDLIPGVGN, encoded by the coding sequence GTGATTCCGAACGTGGGTTCGGATTTGCCTTCGTCCCGTGTCTTTGACGGCGTGGAATTCTTCACGCTGCTGGATGAGATTCACAGCAAGTCGGATTCGGTGGTTGCCAACTATTCGGAGACGTTCGTTTCCGACCTTTACGCGGAGTTAGACGCCGGAAACATCACCCCGACGCAAGTGCGCTCGCCGGAGGGAATGGCACGGTTTCTGTCGGGGACTGACGACCCGACAAACGCGCGTTTCCGGATCGCTATGCTCCAGCAGTTCGGAATGGAACAGCCGGATTTCTCGCTGGTTTCCGGGATGACTGTCTCGTGGACTGGCGCGACCGATCAATGGGTCGATCCCAATCCGAATCTCGACGCTCGCCACGTCTACCCGGACGGCTACGTATCGGGCAAGTCGTACTCTGGTGTGCTGTTCGGCTCGGACGTGCCTGACGGCGGATTCCAGTCCGGCGAAACCTATGGCGTTGGACTCCCGCTATACTATGCCGGGAGTAACGACCTCGCTGTCCAAGACGCTGTGTCCGGAGAGGTCTACTGGCAACGGAGTATGCCCAACCGAACGAACGCGCTGACGGCTGTTCTGTCGGAGAACCGCGTTTACGCGGCTACCCACTCCACTGACTCCACGCTGTACGGCTACGACACGACTACCGGAGAGCAGGTACTGGAGTATCAGGGCCACGGAGACGCTGTGTACGCGCTCGATCGATCTGCCGATGGCCTCACCATCTACACTGCGTCGTATGATGGTGAGGTCCACGCCGTCGATACTGAGACCGGTAATGCTGACTGGACGTACACGAGCGGCCCGTCGGGCGGTGGTGCTGTCGGCGTAGCTGCCGACGAGTCGGGATCTGCCGTCTTCACGATTTATAGTGATGGCGTCGATTTCGACTCGCAGATACACGCGATCGATCCCTCGGACGGGTCCCAAATGGACACGTACGCCGATGCTAACTGGAACCTCGAAACTGTCGCCTGTACTGGTGACGGTACTGTCGCCTACGTTGGCGGTCGCAATAATCTGGTGATGGCACTGCCGTTCGACGGCGCGACGATCGCCTCGCCGGACTGGACGTACTCGACTCCAGACCGCGTATTCGCTCTCGCGCTGTCGCCTGATGAGACGGTCCTGTACGCGGCTGTAAGCCTGTCGTCGTCTGGCGAGATTCACGCTATCGACGTGGCCGACGGTACGAACATCTGGACGTATTCCGGTTTCACGGATGGCCTCGAAGATGTCGTTGTCTCGCCTGATGGCGGTCGCGTTTACGCTGGCAATCCTTCCGCTGGCGAGTTGCACGTCGTCGACGCGCAGGATGGCAGTGCGGTCCGTACCGGGACGCCGATGGGTTCGATCTACTCGCTTGCGCTGCCTCCGACCGACGGCTCGATCGACGGACTGGCGGCTGCCTCGCTCCTGTACGACGAATCGAACAACAGGGAAGTTCGATTCTCTCACGGTACTATCGACGTGAACGAGATGTACGATGCTGGCGGCGCGACGATCACCCACGTCACGGACGAGACCATCACGGACATCGAATCGGTCGTCGGCAAGGGTATCGAATCGATAGTGGACGAAATGTCGCAATTCGACAGCGTAAGCGACATCAAGTACACGAAACACGTTCTCGACATTCTCGACTTCTACGGGATCAATGCGACTGTCGGGGAAAGCGATTCGGACGATATCACGGTCACAGAACCGGATTACGACACTCCGAAATACGATACCTACGACAGTACCCAATTCGCGGATTACATCAACACGCTAGAGACCTACATCGAACAGTTAGAGGCTGAGGAAACGACGGACGAATCCGGATGGGGATTCGCGCCGTTCGGCGACTGGTCGAGCGGGGAACTCCTCGGCCTTGGAATCATCGGACTGGTCATCATGTGGATGGTAGGCGTCGCGACTGACCTGATACCCGGCGTGGGGAACTGA
- a CDS encoding PGF-CTERM sorting domain-containing protein produces the protein MSTTYSRSTTTAIAVIALVAIATALIGVAAAQTASLDTIENSTIETTNETEYVELDIEFADSFNDTSEESVEFTSYQEAAWQDNGTEVGNYTGTLNGTTLKVQDEIHDHATYAVELNQSATTVNVNGTEFASDGTVDLTTVTADSITADDTVLSLTITADTVVTDTVTGGPSDTVNVRYQLNTTSFEQQMEYRVFVETGDKSNIQSGYVSPDDATIGGGFFDGDDAQPGFGVGVAIVAIAVAGVVARRRGS, from the coding sequence GTGAGCACTACCTACAGTCGATCGACGACGACGGCGATCGCGGTGATCGCGCTGGTCGCGATCGCGACGGCGCTGATCGGGGTGGCCGCAGCGCAAACGGCCAGCCTGGACACGATCGAGAATAGCACGATCGAGACGACGAACGAAACGGAGTATGTCGAACTCGACATCGAGTTTGCGGATAGCTTCAACGACACGTCCGAGGAGTCGGTCGAGTTCACCAGCTATCAAGAAGCGGCGTGGCAGGACAACGGGACGGAGGTCGGCAACTACACCGGCACCCTGAACGGGACCACGCTCAAGGTCCAAGACGAGATTCACGACCACGCGACCTACGCGGTCGAACTGAACCAGTCGGCGACGACGGTTAACGTGAACGGGACCGAGTTCGCGAGTGATGGGACGGTCGACTTGACGACGGTGACCGCCGACTCGATCACGGCGGACGACACGGTGCTGTCACTCACGATCACCGCTGATACGGTCGTGACCGACACGGTGACCGGCGGTCCATCTGACACGGTGAACGTTCGGTACCAACTGAACACGACCTCCTTTGAGCAGCAAATGGAGTACCGCGTCTTCGTCGAAACCGGCGACAAGAGCAATATTCAGAGCGGATACGTGAGTCCTGACGACGCGACCATCGGGGGCGGGTTCTTCGACGGCGACGATGCCCAGCCCGGATTCGGGGTCGGCGTGGCGATCGTCGCGATCGCGGTCGCGGGCGTGGTCGCTCGCCGGAGGGGGTCCTGA
- a CDS encoding type IV pilin N-terminal domain-containing protein, which produces MVAITVILAAVIAGFVLDLGGGLNENANAGVDFDVDNSNNEITVTVASMGNSDHIELRGDADTSKTLDKVGSSVTLTGSDRSSSSGTITAVAITEDGTETQVSSQDYNFPEAPEISFSDDTTDDEVDISVSSWGDANSLTVESSTDTIEISSGTSSGSVDVSSSGEEVTATANFDDSNTEVGTHIYDN; this is translated from the coding sequence ATGGTAGCCATTACTGTTATCTTGGCTGCCGTTATTGCTGGGTTTGTGCTTGATCTGGGAGGTGGATTGAATGAAAACGCTAACGCGGGTGTCGACTTTGATGTTGATAATTCAAATAATGAGATCACAGTGACAGTCGCATCCATGGGCAACTCCGATCACATTGAACTTCGCGGCGATGCCGATACAAGCAAAACACTTGATAAAGTAGGTAGTTCCGTTACGCTAACTGGCAGTGACCGTAGTAGTAGCAGTGGTACGATAACAGCAGTTGCCATTACCGAAGACGGTACCGAGACCCAGGTTTCGAGTCAAGACTATAACTTCCCAGAAGCCCCCGAGATCTCGTTCTCAGACGATACAACTGATGATGAAGTAGACATCTCGGTGTCCAGTTGGGGAGACGCAAATAGTCTTACAGTTGAATCCAGCACGGACACTATTGAGATCAGTTCTGGGACTAGTAGTGGAAGTGTTGACGTCTCCAGCAGTGGTGAAGAAGTGACGGCAACAGCCAACTTCGACGATAGTAATACAGAAGTTGGAACTCATATCTACGACAACTAG
- a CDS encoding type IV pilin N-terminal domain-containing protein encodes MNLENYRKKLIGNEEERAVSPVIGVILMVAITVILAAVIAAFVLDLGGGLSENANAGVDTAVDNTDGEVTVSVKSMGNAEEIVLRGDVDDSLVDEVDGSTGDYDETSDALTQAGTSITLGYTASDGESGTVTVVAITADGTETQVASQEFDFSS; translated from the coding sequence ATGAACCTTGAAAACTATCGCAAAAAGTTGATCGGAAACGAGGAAGAACGGGCAGTAAGCCCAGTTATTGGCGTGATCCTGATGGTCGCGATTACGGTTATTCTCGCGGCCGTGATTGCGGCGTTCGTGCTCGATTTGGGAGGCGGATTGAGTGAAAACGCGAACGCAGGTGTTGACACTGCAGTAGATAATACAGATGGAGAAGTCACCGTTTCTGTAAAGTCAATGGGAAACGCTGAAGAGATCGTTCTCCGTGGAGATGTCGATGATTCGCTAGTTGATGAAGTTGATGGATCCACTGGTGACTATGACGAGACCAGTGACGCACTGACACAAGCAGGAACGTCAATTACACTTGGATATACTGCAAGCGATGGTGAGTCAGGTACGGTCACAGTAGTTGCAATCACGGCAGATGGTACTGAAACCCAGGTCGCGAGCCAAGAATTTGACTTCTCAAGCTGA